A genome region from Panicum virgatum strain AP13 chromosome 4K, P.virgatum_v5, whole genome shotgun sequence includes the following:
- the LOC120703852 gene encoding DNA-directed RNA polymerase III subunit RPC6-like produces the protein MPPRKRPAPPPEEPSPASKPAPDAKPPEPAKSSPDSAPPTISAAILAKLPGMERQVYSLIFEAGSKGMWMLDVRKQLAISPNVATKVVRALVSNKLVKEVSDVRHRSRKIFMATDFQPSDEITGGTWYHDGRLDTDAVSAVRRRCQAQVEKLGAATAQMIHNGILRDDPRAGYTIDKIRDILKTMVLDKVLEEVKSTGVGEYAAVRSGTMCYRLAGAAQGGMMEGIPCGVCPRIDECSPEGVISPSTCVYYNKWLQMDF, from the coding sequence atgccgccgcggaagcgcccggcgccgccaccggaaGAGCCCTCCCCTGCCTCGAAACCCGCACCTGACGCCAAGCCTCCCGAACCCGCCAAATCCTCCCCCGATTCCGCGCCGCCGACCATCTCGGCCGCGATCCTCGCCAAACTCCCGGGCATGGAGCGGCAGGTGTACTCCCTCATCTTCGAGGCGGGCAGCAAGGGCATGTGGATGCTCGACGTCCGCAAGCAGCTGGCGATCAGCCCCAACGTCGCCACAAAGGTCGTGCGCGCCCTCGTGTCGAATAAGCTCGTCAAGGAAGTCAGCGACGTGCGCCACCGCAGCAGGAAGATCTTCATGGCCACCGACTTCCAGCCCTCCGACGAGATCACCGGCGGCACCTGGTACCACGACGGCCGGCTCGACACCGACGCCGtgtccgccgtgcgccgccgctgccaggcGCAGGTCGAGAAGCTCGGCGCGGCAACCGCGCAGATGATCCACAACGGCATTCTCAGGGACGACCCCAGGGCCGGGTACACCATCGACAAGATCAGGGATATCCTGAAGACCATGGTGCTCGACAAGGTGCTCGAGGAGGTCAAGAGCACAGGCGTGGGGGAGTACGCGGCCGTCAGGAGCGGCACGATGTGCTACCGATTGGCTGGGGCTGCGCAGGGAGGGATGATGGAGGGGATCCCGTGCGGGGTTTGCCCCAGGATCGATGAGTGCTCGCCGGAGGGGGTCATTTCGCCGAGCACATGCGTCTACTACAACAAGTGGTTGCAAATGGACTTCTAG
- the LOC120705204 gene encoding DNA-directed RNA polymerase III subunit rpc6-like: protein MGMSVRGLSGATGLSSSAGGSQLRDLVGLGVLKEVQDVRNRRRKLYMAAEFRPSDEVSGGTWYHDGRVDADADAIAAARRRCLAQVKRFGAATADTIRRAGIARDEPAGAGYAMDRIADVLRIMVLDKSLEEVRSTGEGELAGVSRGEMCYREPEKQQPGGMMEAIPCGVCPVIDDCSPEGVISPSTCVYYQKWDF from the coding sequence ATGGGCATGTCGGTGCGGGGCCTCAGCGGGGCGACGGGGCTGAGCAGCTCCGCCGGCGGCAGTCAGTTGCGCGACCTGGTGGGGCTTGGCGTCCTCAAGGAGGTCCAGGACGTGCGCAACCGCAGGAGGAAGCTCTACATGGCCGCCGAATTCAGGCCCTCCGACGAGGTGTCCGGCGGGACGTGGTACCACGACGGGAGggtcgacgccgacgccgacgccatcgccgccgcgcggcgcagGTGCCTCGCCCAGGTGAAGCGGTTCGGCGCCGCGACCGCGGACACGATCCGCCGCGCGGGCATCGCGAGGGACGAGCCCGCGGGGGCCGGGTACGCCATGGACAGGATCGCGGACGTCCTCCGGATCATGGTGCTCGACAAGTCGCTGGAGGAGGTCAGGAGCACCGGGGAgggggagctcgccggcgtcagCAGGGGCGAGATGTGCTACCGGGAGCCCGAGAAGCAGCAGCCGGGAGGGATGATGGAGGCGATCCCGTGCGGGGTTTGCCCCGTGATCGATGATTGCTCGCCGGAGGGGGTGATCTCGCCGAGCACCTGCGTCTACTACCAGAAGTGGGACTTCTAG
- the LOC120703851 gene encoding protein MKS1-like, translating to MAAASFDGDVPRHGGAAGTGPLGVHAASRKIGKPGGGGGHGQQERKPVIIYMVSPKVIHVEAHEFMPLVQRLTGPGAGRGDRKGRPSTPGGGAAGSSSSPRREQEGAGSKGRAAPPVRVKARALNRPAGGPAVSVSVTATRQQPASPSAASPPGLMFHDLSPLRGAALKGEHHPMVSPGWLHHVGDHFLSPGAGAALGSPAASFLDIFGPL from the coding sequence atggccgccgcgaGCTTCGACGGCGACGTCccgcggcacggcggggcggccgggaccgGCCCACTCGGCGTGCACGCGGCGTCGCGCAAGATCGGCaagccgggcggcggcggcgggcacgggCAGCAGGAGCGGAAGCCGGTCATCATCTACATGGTGTCCCCCAAGGTCATCCACGTCGAGGCCCACGAGTTCATGCCGCTCGTGCAGCGGCTCACCGGCCcgggcgccggccgcggggACAGGAAGGGCAGGCCGTcgacgcccggcggcggcgctgctggatCCTCATCGTCCCCGAGGCGGGAGCAGGAAGGCGCGGGCAGCAAgggcagggcggcgccgccggtgcgCGTGAAGGCGCGCGCCCtgaaccggccggccggcggccccgcGGTGTCGGTCTCGGTGACGGCCACGAGGCAGCAGCCCGCCAGCCcctcggcggcgtcgccgccggggcTCATGTTCCACGACCTCAGCCcgctgcgcggcgcggcgctcaaGGGCGAGCACCACCCCATGGTGTCCCCCGGGTGGCTGCACCACGTCGGCGACCATTTCCTGAGCCccggcgccggggccgcgctcgggtCGCCGGCCGCCAGCTTTCTCGACATCTTCGGGCCGCTGTGA
- the LOC120703853 gene encoding SPX domain-containing protein 1-like, which produces MKFGKSLSGQIVETLPEWRDKFLSYKDLKKRLKLIGAGNNGAERPPKRARRDDAGEADAASPAAAVAMTPEEADFMRLLEAELDKFNSFFVEKEEEYIIRQKELQDRVARAAGQESKEELMRVRKEIVDFHGEMVLLENYSALNYTGLVKILKKYDKRTGALIRLPFIQKVLQQPFFTTDLLYKLVKQCEAMLEQLLPTTSEPSVSREDGKGDSNDEEKPANPTSSLLNGGGIPELDEIEYMESMYMKSTVAALRSLKEIRSKSSTVSMFSLPPLQGNNAPEEPERWNKIPVIEQAAK; this is translated from the exons atgaagTTCGGCAAGAGCCTGAGCGGGCAGATCGTGGAGACGCTGCCGGAGTGGCGCGACAAGTTCCTGTCCTACAAGGACCTCAAGAAGCGCCTCAAGCTCATCGGCGCAGGGAATAACGGGGCCGAGAGGCCGCCCAAGCGGGCCCGCCGCGACGACGCCGGGGAGGCGGACGCcgcgtccccggcggcggcggtggcgatgaCGCCCGAGGAGGCGGATTTCATGCGGCTCCTCGAGGCCGAGCTCGACAAGTTCAACTCTTTCTTCgtcgagaaggaggaggagtacATCATCCGCCAGAAG GAGCTGCAGGACCGCGTGGCCAGGGCGGCCGGGCAGGAGTCCAAGGAGGAGCTCATGCGGGTGCGCAAGGAGATCGTCGATTTCCACGGCGAGATGGTGCTGCTCGAGAACTACAGCGCCCTCAACTACACCG GACTGGTTAAGATTCTCAAAAAGTATGACAAGAGAACTGGAGCCCTGATCCGGCTGCCCTTCATCCAGAAAGTCCTGCAGCAGCCTTTCTTCACCACTGACCTTCTATACAAACTTGTGAAGCAGTGCGAAGCCATGCTGGAGCAGCTCCTACCGACGACTAGTGAACCATCTGTATCAAGGGAAGATGGAAAAGGAGATAGCAATGATGAAGAAAAACCAGCAAATCCCACTTCTTCCTTGTTAAACGGCGGTGGTATTCCAGAACTAGATGAGATTGAGTACATGGAGAGCATGTACATGAAAAGCACAGTTGCGGCGCTTAGGTCCCTGAAGGAGATCCGGAGCAAGAGTTCGACTGTCAGCATGTTCTCGTTGCCACCACTTCAGGGCAACAATGCGCCTGAAGAGCCAGAGAGGTGGAACAAAATACCTGTGATAGAGCAGGCTGCCAAATGA